Proteins from a genomic interval of Methanolacinia paynteri:
- a CDS encoding TrmB family transcriptional regulator yields the protein MTDLPADSGSFELDQRIVERLKSWGMTEYESKIYTVLVMLQVGSARDIHELTGIPRGRVYEILSDLTKKGYIGIINGSPTRYHALDIARTFEKIKKDTLHSIEEVVQMLEEIEKKARPAKVPGYTVQSESAIENQVNSILRRARDSVLILCIDPAFLKKFIAEIKCSDRKLDLHIVVDNPAEYSYRGLKIHKGDSLIRSSLLNEKLYSDHSARIIFAVFADFREDVMVVRRGSSLEGIFSSEFPITEYMQRSIMERIDKA from the coding sequence ATGACAGATCTCCCGGCGGATAGCGGATCATTTGAACTGGATCAAAGAATTGTTGAAAGACTGAAATCCTGGGGGATGACCGAATATGAATCGAAAATTTATACGGTTCTCGTTATGCTCCAGGTGGGCAGCGCAAGGGATATTCACGAACTCACGGGAATACCACGCGGACGTGTATATGAGATACTCTCCGATCTCACAAAAAAAGGGTACATAGGAATTATAAACGGGAGTCCCACTCGCTATCATGCCCTTGATATTGCACGGACATTTGAGAAGATAAAAAAAGATACTCTCCATTCAATCGAAGAGGTTGTCCAGATGCTCGAGGAGATCGAAAAGAAGGCACGTCCTGCAAAGGTTCCGGGCTACACTGTTCAGAGTGAATCTGCAATCGAGAACCAGGTGAATTCAATCCTGAGGCGTGCCAGGGATTCGGTTCTTATCCTTTGTATCGATCCTGCTTTTTTAAAAAAATTTATTGCGGAGATAAAATGCTCAGACAGGAAATTAGATCTTCATATTGTTGTTGATAATCCTGCTGAATATTCATATAGAGGATTAAAAATTCATAAGGGCGATTCATTAATCAGAAGCAGCCTTCTGAATGAAAAGCTCTACAGCGATCATTCGGCAAGGATCATCTTTGCCGTATTTGCTGACTTCCGGGAGGATGTGATGGTTGTCAGAAGAGGCTCTTCCCTCGAGGGCATATTTTCTTCAGAATTTCCAATTACGGAATATATGCAGAGATCGATAATGGAAAGAATTGACAAGGCCTAA